The Prionailurus bengalensis isolate Pbe53 chromosome A3, Fcat_Pben_1.1_paternal_pri, whole genome shotgun sequence genome includes a window with the following:
- the CA3H2orf50 gene encoding uncharacterized protein C2orf50 homolog translates to MGSHPHPGFQRTTSAGYRLPPTRPSALHTPTAQSSPAVGRGLAGGRRAPQAPGTDGVQQDQLWRELLEAERRGQRRWAQNWSFLKDYDPLGEKKAPVTLPENVPFSSDAVPRSTNQVVGSRVDTPLGQTLIGMDFFFVEGVRKKKLEAELQPV, encoded by the exons ATGGGGAGTCACCCCCACCCTGGGTTCCAGAGAACCACATCCGCTGGGTACCGGCTCCCCCCCACCAGGCCGTCCGCCTTACACACCCCCACTGCCCAGAGCAGCCCCGCGGTGGGCAGGGGTCTTGCTGGCGGTCgccgagccccccaggcccccggaACTGATGGTGTGCAGCAGGATCAACTGTGGAGGGAGCTCCTGGAGGCCGAGAGACGGGGCCAGCGGCGCTG ggctcaGAACTGGAGTTTCTTGAAAGACTATGATCCCCTG GGCGAGAAGAAGGCGCCTGTGACGTTGCCGGAGAACGTGCCTTTCTCTTCCGACGCGGTCCCCAGGTCCACGAACCAGGTGGTGGGCAGCAGGGTGGACACGCCCCTGGGGCAAACCCTCATCGGCATGGACTTCTTCTTCGTGGAGGGGGTCCGGAAGAAGAAGCTGGAAGCCGAGCTGCAGCCCGtgtag